The Cellulomonas sp. P24 genome contains a region encoding:
- a CDS encoding cysteine hydrolase family protein — MNPDTTALVMIEFQNDFTTEGGTLHDAVRTSMEATGMLANARRALEASRAAGVTVIHSPIAFQQGYYEITSHPYGILKGVVDTSSFIKGSWGCEIVEDVAPTDGDIVIEGKRGLDAFGSTNLDFILRSKGITTVVLAGFLTNCCVESTMRSAYEKGFEVITLTDAVGATSIAEHENAITYDYPMFSKPTTVDEYIAALQGSAVSADSSRGY; from the coding sequence ATGAACCCGGACACCACCGCACTTGTCATGATCGAGTTCCAGAACGACTTCACCACCGAGGGCGGCACGCTGCACGACGCCGTGCGGACGTCGATGGAGGCGACCGGCATGCTGGCCAACGCCCGCCGGGCGCTCGAGGCCTCGCGGGCGGCGGGCGTCACCGTCATCCACAGCCCGATCGCCTTCCAGCAGGGCTACTACGAGATCACCTCGCACCCGTACGGCATCCTCAAGGGCGTCGTCGACACGTCGTCGTTCATCAAGGGGTCGTGGGGTTGCGAGATCGTCGAGGACGTCGCCCCGACCGACGGCGACATCGTGATCGAGGGCAAGCGTGGCCTCGACGCGTTCGGCTCGACCAACCTCGACTTCATCCTCCGCTCCAAGGGCATCACCACCGTGGTGCTCGCGGGCTTCCTCACCAACTGCTGCGTCGAGTCGACCATGCGCTCGGCCTACGAGAAGGGCTTCGAGGTGATCACGCTCACCGATGCCGTCGGTGCGACCTCGATCGCCGAGCACGAGAACGCGATCACGTACGACTACCCGATGTTCTCCAAGCCGACCACCGTCGACGAGTACATCGCGGCGCTCCAGGGGTCGGCAGTCTCTGCCGACTCCTCGCGCGGCTACTGA
- a CDS encoding lactonase family protein, producing the protein MTLASAFTALALLPVGATTASAHERHDDSRGAVFVQLNAVSGNEIAAYSRSDDGSLTYSATYPTGGDGGTQVGAPLDALASQGSLVLDAPNHLLLAVNAGSDTITSFGVRGAQLGHATTVASGGQFPTSVAVHHDLVYVLNAGGDGSISGFTVRHGALVPLAGSTRSLGLGNTNPPAFLQSPAQIGFSRDGRTLIVTTKAHNELLTFPVGRDGRPAAAPLVTPSAGAVPFSFVVDHTGRVLVTEAGTGAISTYTVARDGSLHLVGSSAGDGGAALCWNVQVGRTVYGANAGSATLSAWNVPNRGAAALTSPVATTTGAGPIDLAASRDGRFLYVQESVAGTLGVYAVAHDGSLVRTQTVSGLPAFTTTGMEGLAAS; encoded by the coding sequence GTGACACTCGCCAGCGCATTCACAGCGCTCGCGCTCCTCCCGGTCGGCGCCACGACGGCGTCCGCCCACGAGCGCCACGACGACTCACGAGGTGCCGTGTTCGTCCAGCTCAACGCGGTGAGCGGCAACGAGATCGCCGCCTACTCGCGGAGCGACGACGGCAGCCTGACCTACTCCGCGACCTACCCGACCGGCGGTGACGGCGGGACGCAGGTAGGTGCCCCGCTGGACGCGCTCGCCTCTCAGGGTTCGCTGGTCCTCGACGCGCCGAACCACCTGCTGCTCGCGGTCAACGCCGGGAGCGACACGATCACGTCCTTCGGCGTGCGCGGCGCACAGCTGGGCCACGCGACCACGGTGGCGTCGGGCGGCCAGTTCCCGACCAGCGTCGCGGTGCACCACGACCTCGTCTACGTCCTGAACGCCGGTGGTGACGGCAGCATCTCGGGCTTCACGGTCCGGCACGGCGCGCTCGTCCCCCTCGCGGGGTCCACCCGGTCGCTCGGCCTGGGGAACACGAACCCGCCCGCGTTCCTCCAGTCCCCCGCCCAGATCGGCTTCAGCCGCGACGGGCGCACGCTGATCGTCACCACGAAGGCGCACAACGAGCTGCTCACGTTCCCGGTCGGCCGGGACGGGCGACCCGCTGCGGCTCCCCTGGTGACGCCGTCGGCAGGCGCGGTCCCGTTCTCGTTCGTCGTCGACCACACCGGGCGCGTCCTGGTCACCGAGGCCGGCACCGGTGCGATCAGCACCTACACCGTCGCCCGGGACGGCTCGTTGCACCTGGTCGGCTCGTCGGCCGGTGACGGCGGAGCGGCGCTGTGCTGGAACGTCCAGGTCGGACGGACGGTCTACGGAGCGAACGCCGGCTCTGCGACTCTCTCGGCCTGGAACGTCCCGAACCGTGGCGCCGCCGCGCTGACCTCTCCGGTCGCGACGACCACCGGCGCCGGTCCGATCGACCTCGCCGCCTCGCGCGACGGACGGTTCCTGTACGTGCAGGAGTCGGTCGCCGGGACCCTCGGCGTCTACGCGGTCGCGCACGACGGATCCCTGGTACGCACCCAGACCGTGTCCGGGCTGCCGGCCTTCACCACAACCGGCATGGAAGGCCTCGCCGCCAGCTGA
- a CDS encoding response regulator transcription factor, translated as MADILVVDDDHTVREVVASYLRAGGHEVAEVADGEAALAAMRARRADLVVLDLMLPGIDGLEVCRRLRESGDVPVIMLTALGAETDRIMGLGLGADDYVTKPFSPRELVLRVDSVLRRAGQRAEPTDVVLTDGDLVVDTARHEATRAGQPLPLTVREFDLLRFLVANAGTAWSRDDLLREVWGWSIGDQSTVTVHVRRLREKVETDPTRPARLVTVWGVGYRWEAS; from the coding sequence GTGGCAGACATCCTCGTCGTGGACGACGACCACACGGTCCGCGAGGTCGTCGCCTCCTACCTGCGCGCCGGCGGCCACGAGGTCGCCGAGGTCGCGGACGGCGAGGCGGCCCTGGCGGCGATGCGTGCACGACGCGCCGACCTCGTGGTCCTGGACCTCATGCTGCCCGGCATCGACGGTCTCGAGGTGTGCCGCCGGCTCCGCGAGTCGGGCGACGTGCCGGTGATCATGCTGACCGCGCTCGGGGCGGAGACCGACCGGATCATGGGTCTGGGCCTCGGGGCGGACGACTACGTGACCAAGCCCTTCAGCCCGCGTGAGCTCGTGCTCCGCGTCGACTCGGTGCTGCGCCGGGCCGGTCAGCGTGCCGAGCCGACGGACGTCGTCCTCACCGACGGCGACCTCGTGGTCGACACCGCACGTCATGAGGCGACCCGTGCCGGGCAGCCGCTCCCGCTGACTGTCCGGGAGTTCGACCTGCTGCGGTTCCTCGTCGCGAACGCCGGGACGGCGTGGTCGCGCGACGACCTGCTCCGGGAGGTCTGGGGATGGTCGATCGGCGACCAGTCCACCGTGACCGTGCACGTCCGCCGCCTGCGCGAGAAGGTCGAGACCGACCCGACCCGTCCCGCTCGGCTCGTGACCGTCTGGGGCGTCGGCTACCGGTGGGAGGCCTCATGA
- a CDS encoding HAMP domain-containing sensor histidine kinase, producing MSSATLAVIAISAGWSIAVGLVGALVAWLLRRRSVRWLAAVLGVVAVTGVAAGVVGTARAMFLSDHDLTVVITVCGVSGLVSVGFALWLAGRLGGTTRRLRDAAIRFGDGGEFVGPDDAPRELADISRELTRSSVRLREAAERERRLEESRRQLVAWVSHDLRTPLAGIRAMAEALEDGLAVDPQRYRAQMRTEIDRMVTMVDDLFELSRIHAGTLQLSMETVLLGDVVSDVIAGADPIARARQVHLGGHVDARSLVRGDAESSRRASSPTSS from the coding sequence ATGAGCAGCGCCACCCTCGCCGTGATCGCGATCTCCGCCGGCTGGTCGATCGCCGTGGGGCTCGTCGGTGCCCTCGTGGCCTGGCTGCTGCGCCGTCGGTCCGTCCGCTGGCTCGCGGCCGTGCTCGGCGTGGTGGCGGTCACCGGCGTCGCAGCCGGCGTGGTCGGCACGGCCCGGGCCATGTTCCTGTCGGACCACGATCTCACGGTCGTGATCACGGTCTGCGGGGTGTCCGGACTGGTGTCGGTCGGCTTCGCCCTGTGGCTCGCCGGACGGCTGGGCGGCACGACCCGCCGTCTGCGCGACGCGGCCATCCGGTTCGGGGACGGCGGCGAGTTCGTCGGGCCCGACGACGCGCCACGTGAGCTCGCGGACATCTCCCGCGAGCTGACGCGGAGCAGCGTCCGGCTGCGCGAGGCCGCCGAGCGCGAGCGTCGCCTCGAGGAGTCCCGACGCCAGCTGGTCGCCTGGGTGTCCCACGACCTGCGCACCCCGTTGGCCGGCATCCGTGCGATGGCCGAGGCGCTCGAGGACGGCCTCGCCGTCGACCCGCAGCGGTACCGGGCCCAGATGCGCACCGAGATCGACCGGATGGTCACGATGGTCGACGACCTCTTCGAGCTCTCACGCATCCACGCCGGCACCCTCCAGCTGTCCATGGAGACGGTGCTCCTCGGGGACGTCGTGAGCGACGTGATCGCCGGGGCCGACCCGATCGCGCGGGCGAGGCAGGTGCACCTCGGCGGGCACGTGGACGCGCGCTCGCTGGTGCGAGGCGACGCGGAGAGCTCTCGTCGCGCGTCGTCTCCAACCTCGTCATGA
- a CDS encoding sensor histidine kinase KdpD — protein MNAIRHTPADGAVVVEATAADREITLSVTDACGGIAEDELTRVFDVAWRGGSARTPGADVGAGLGLAIVKGLVEAHHGTVSVHNRDAGCRFVVTLPV, from the coding sequence ATGAACGCGATCCGGCACACCCCGGCCGACGGCGCGGTCGTGGTCGAGGCGACCGCCGCCGACCGGGAGATCACGCTCAGCGTGACCGACGCGTGCGGGGGGATCGCCGAGGACGAGCTCACGCGCGTCTTCGACGTCGCCTGGCGCGGCGGGTCGGCCCGGACCCCGGGTGCCGACGTCGGAGCAGGTCTCGGGCTCGCGATCGTCAAGGGCCTCGTCGAGGCGCACCACGGGACGGTGTCCGTCCACAACCGGGACGCGGGCTGCCGGTTCGTGGTGACGCTCCCCGTCTGA